The Barnesiella propionica genome has a window encoding:
- a CDS encoding PH domain-containing protein, giving the protein MSYIEDNLQPGEEIKYVANLHFFLFVQPLVFLLLGWWLYGSETAVLHYGGIFLLFIGVVSLVQRLLVKIGSSYAVTNKRVILKTGVISRRAVDLVLAKCEGLHIKQSIWGRIFNFGTITVTTGGATSSYPFIANPLAFRREINTQIG; this is encoded by the coding sequence ATGAGTTACATAGAAGATAATTTACAGCCGGGAGAAGAAATAAAATACGTTGCAAACCTGCATTTTTTCCTGTTCGTACAACCGCTCGTCTTTTTATTGCTGGGCTGGTGGCTGTACGGTTCGGAAACTGCCGTACTACATTATGGCGGAATATTCCTGTTATTTATCGGGGTGGTATCGTTAGTACAAAGGCTACTTGTGAAAATAGGCTCGTCTTACGCCGTTACCAACAAGCGGGTAATACTGAAAACTGGTGTAATTAGCCGCCGGGCGGTAGATTTGGTACTGGCAAAGTGTGAAGGTTTGCATATAAAGCAAAGCATTTGGGGCCGGATATTCAACTTCGGCACAATTACGGTAACTACTGGCGGTGCGACGAGTTCATACCCGTTTATAGCTAATCCGCTTGCTTTCCGGCGGGAAATAAATACCCAGATAGGATAA
- a CDS encoding DUF4141 domain-containing protein — protein sequence MKKILLSLLLCVGLCTFQAKAQWTVIDPSNLAQNILTVGKTGTTASNVINSFQEMQKIYNQGKEYYDKLKSVHNLIKDARKVKETVELVSEISQIYSTNFNKMLTDKNFTSAELEALSNGYTKLLKESGNLLSDIKDIVSASNGLSMTDAERMGVIDGIHTKMVEYRNLTRYFSQKSISVSFIRSQESGDMERVRALYGDPSDRYW from the coding sequence ATGAAAAAGATTCTTTTAAGTCTTTTGCTGTGCGTGGGGTTATGCACCTTTCAGGCAAAAGCACAATGGACTGTCATCGACCCGTCTAACCTTGCGCAAAATATACTGACGGTCGGTAAAACAGGAACGACCGCATCAAATGTGATAAACTCCTTTCAGGAAATGCAGAAGATATACAATCAGGGCAAGGAGTATTACGACAAGCTCAAATCGGTGCATAATCTTATCAAAGATGCCCGCAAGGTCAAAGAAACGGTAGAATTGGTAAGCGAAATATCGCAGATATATTCTACCAACTTCAACAAAATGCTGACCGACAAAAATTTCACGTCCGCCGAACTGGAAGCCCTATCAAACGGATATACCAAGCTATTGAAAGAAAGCGGCAACCTGCTTTCGGATATAAAGGATATTGTTTCGGCTTCCAACGGACTTTCCATGACCGATGCCGAACGTATGGGCGTGATAGACGGAATACATACCAAAATGGTCGAATACCGCAATCTTACCCGCTATTTCTCGCAGAAAAGCATATCCGTTTCCTTTATCCGCAGTCAGGAATCGGGCGATATGGAAAGGGTGCGTGCGTTGTATGGCGACCCGTCGGACAGATATTGGTAA
- a CDS encoding helix-turn-helix domain-containing protein → MEIISIEGRTYEAIMERFEQFLRNVDALCERNGGKEMGNWLNSQDVCIILNISKRTLQSLRDSGKLAYSQINRAMYYKPEDVEKLITDIAGGKEARHE, encoded by the coding sequence ATGGAAATAATAAGTATAGAAGGTCGCACCTATGAGGCGATAATGGAGCGTTTCGAGCAATTCCTACGAAACGTGGATGCCTTATGTGAACGCAACGGGGGCAAAGAAATGGGAAATTGGCTGAACAGTCAGGACGTGTGTATAATACTGAACATAAGTAAGCGGACGCTGCAATCTCTGCGCGATAGCGGAAAGTTGGCTTATTCGCAGATTAACCGCGCTATGTATTACAAGCCCGAAGATGTGGAAAAGTTGATAACGGATATTGCCGGAGGAAAGGAGGCTCGCCATGAATAG
- a CDS encoding helix-turn-helix domain-containing protein: MNSKADYNEPGGDLITKDNPRIMALLRSFDRVLERMELMARNCKPLLNGEYYMTDKEVSERLKVSRQTLQEYRNTGKIAYCQLGGKILYRASDIQKMLDENYREAY; the protein is encoded by the coding sequence ATGAATAGCAAAGCCGATTACAACGAACCGGGCGGCGATTTGATAACAAAGGACAATCCGCGCATTATGGCATTGCTCCGCTCTTTCGACCGTGTATTGGAGCGCATGGAACTAATGGCGAGAAATTGTAAGCCGCTCCTTAATGGGGAGTATTATATGACGGACAAAGAGGTTTCGGAGCGGTTGAAAGTCAGCCGCCAGACCTTGCAGGAATATCGCAATACGGGTAAAATAGCCTACTGTCAGTTAGGCGGTAAGATACTCTACCGGGCGAGCGATATTCAAAAGATGCTCGATGAAAACTACCGCGAAGCCTATTAA
- the traM gene encoding conjugative transposon protein TraM produces the protein MPEVKPEVKKEPPKSAPPKKELTQAELLKRRKMLVMPLFFLIFGGAMWLIFAPSKKDTEQTAGQSGFNAEIPMPKDEGIYSDKRTAYEQEAQRQREQDKIRSLQDFSTMFEKAEQDEQLPPAEYYESPELSGGNTSQRPATRSTIQSSATAYQDVNRQLGSFYEEPASKADEQAQSEMESRIQELERQLTEKSEADKQLELIEKSYAIAAKYMPQQAGQAEQEIQTAAVGTKDKVVVQPVSVVRRNVVSLLSAPMSDAEFIDAFIKPRNMGFITAAGNEGVTDKNTIRACVYQTITLTTGKELQIRLLEPMRAGNVLIPTNSIITGACRIGGERMDVTINSIQYAGNIIPVELQVYDLDGQRGISVPNSDEIKAAKEIASQMAQSAGSSITITDDAGSQLAADLGKSLIQGASQYVSKKMSEVKVTVKANYGILLLPKTQ, from the coding sequence ATGCCCGAAGTTAAGCCGGAGGTTAAAAAAGAGCCTCCGAAGTCGGCTCCACCGAAAAAGGAACTGACGCAGGCGGAATTACTCAAACGCCGGAAAATGCTTGTGATGCCGCTTTTCTTTTTGATTTTCGGCGGTGCAATGTGGCTGATATTCGCACCCTCGAAAAAGGACACGGAGCAGACCGCAGGGCAAAGCGGCTTTAACGCCGAGATACCGATGCCCAAAGACGAAGGTATCTACTCGGATAAACGGACGGCTTACGAACAGGAAGCCCAACGCCAGCGGGAACAGGATAAGATTCGCTCTTTGCAGGATTTTTCAACCATGTTTGAGAAGGCGGAGCAGGACGAGCAGCTACCGCCTGCGGAATATTACGAAAGCCCGGAACTGTCCGGGGGTAACACTTCGCAACGTCCGGCTACCCGCAGCACTATTCAATCTTCGGCAACGGCTTATCAGGATGTAAACCGTCAGTTGGGGTCGTTTTACGAAGAACCTGCATCGAAAGCGGATGAACAGGCACAATCGGAAATGGAATCACGCATACAGGAGTTGGAAAGGCAACTGACTGAAAAATCGGAAGCTGATAAGCAGTTGGAACTTATCGAAAAATCCTACGCGATTGCCGCCAAGTATATGCCCCAGCAAGCAGGGCAAGCAGAACAGGAAATCCAGACGGCGGCTGTCGGAACAAAGGATAAGGTCGTCGTCCAGCCTGTGAGCGTGGTTCGGCGCAATGTGGTATCGCTCCTGTCGGCTCCGATGAGCGATGCGGAGTTTATCGACGCTTTCATTAAGCCGCGTAATATGGGATTTATTACCGCCGCCGGGAATGAAGGCGTTACGGATAAGAATACGATACGCGCCTGCGTATATCAGACCATAACCCTGACAACGGGAAAGGAATTACAAATACGGCTGTTGGAGCCGATGCGGGCGGGGAATGTACTTATCCCTACCAACTCAATCATTACCGGAGCGTGCCGTATCGGTGGCGAGCGGATGGATGTAACGATAAACTCCATACAGTACGCGGGCAATATCATTCCGGTAGAGCTTCAAGTGTACGACCTCGACGGGCAAAGGGGTATTTCCGTGCCGAACTCGGACGAGATAAAAGCAGCCAAAGAAATAGCTTCACAAATGGCGCAGTCTGCCGGGTCGAGCATCACGATAACCGACGATGCGGGCAGCCAGCTTGCCGCCGATTTAGGGAAAAGCCTTATTCAAGGGGCATCGCAATATGTCAGCAAGAAAATGAGTGAGGTAAAAGTAACTGTGAAAGCGAATTACGGAATTTTACTGCTCCCGAAAACGCAGTAA
- a CDS encoding DUF3876 domain-containing protein, translating to MFSKSIGTEPLSGQWLGFCLREITGRWVSRDGATSVRIFRNRKCKNGCLYLELTYNNPQAAYSRPIREMFGIRYFDLFGRVGIAYDDERDVLLLSLYGEYIRAEE from the coding sequence ATGTTCAGTAAAAGTATCGGAACGGAACCCCTTTCGGGGCAATGGTTAGGCTTCTGCCTGCGGGAAATCACGGGGCGTTGGGTAAGCCGGGACGGGGCAACCTCGGTGCGGATATTCCGCAACCGCAAATGTAAAAACGGTTGCCTCTATCTGGAGCTTACATACAACAACCCGCAGGCGGCTTACTCACGTCCTATCAGGGAAATGTTCGGCATCCGGTACTTTGACCTGTTCGGGCGCGTGGGAATAGCCTACGACGATGAGCGCGACGTGCTGCTGCTCTCGCTCTATGGCGAATATATCCGGGCAGAGGAGTAG
- the traK gene encoding conjugative transposon protein TraK — protein sequence MEFKSLKNIETSFKQIRFFGIVFLVVCAAVTGYSVWSSYSFAEAQRQRIYVLDGGKSLMLALSQDMSQNRPVEAREHVRRFHELFFTLSPDKSAIESNVNRALFLVDKSAFKYYQDMAEKGYYNRIISGNINQIVQVDSIGCNFDVYPYTAVTYARQMIIRQSNVTERSLVTRCNLINSVRSDNNPHGFTMEKFEIVENRDIRVTER from the coding sequence ATGGAGTTCAAAAGTTTAAAAAATATCGAAACATCCTTTAAGCAGATACGCTTTTTCGGTATTGTGTTCTTGGTGGTGTGCGCTGCCGTTACGGGTTATTCCGTATGGTCATCGTACAGCTTCGCCGAGGCGCAACGCCAGCGTATTTATGTATTGGACGGGGGCAAGTCCTTAATGCTTGCCCTCTCCCAAGATATGTCGCAGAACAGACCCGTCGAAGCCCGCGAACACGTCCGCCGCTTCCATGAACTGTTTTTTACTCTATCGCCCGATAAGTCGGCTATCGAAAGTAATGTGAACCGCGCCCTGTTCCTTGTGGATAAAAGCGCGTTCAAATACTATCAGGATATGGCGGAAAAGGGATATTATAACCGGATAATTTCGGGAAACATCAACCAGATTGTGCAAGTGGATAGTATCGGGTGCAATTTCGATGTGTACCCTTATACCGCCGTAACCTACGCCCGGCAGATGATTATACGCCAGTCGAATGTTACAGAGCGAAGCCTCGTTACCCGGTGCAATCTTATTAACTCTGTCCGTTCGGACAACAATCCGCACGGTTTCACTATGGAGAAATTCGAGATAGTGGAAAACCGCGATATACGGGTAACGGAAAGGTAG
- a CDS encoding ParB/RepB/Spo0J family partition protein gives MKTNEKGTAVAVQATESNNTVVTAVVVSKPDNGQRKAVNIASDLIEPSNYNARKTFDADALKELAQSISVHGLIQPITVRRKGEKGEHYEIICGERRFRACRMLKLAEIPCIVREVTDEQAYDLSISENLQREDVPPIEAAEAYKRLIDTKRYDVASLALQFGKSDKHVYQTLKLCELIKGIANLVKAGKLTASAGIVISKYDKKIQAEILKDRLGEDGQGDWCSISAGVLDGKIQSCYTNNLMDYHFDKTPCLKCIHNSTNFDLFATGSGCGRCADKKCLDAKNTAYLVAQAEEVALHDPKLVFIGEQYGYENEATRKIRKGGYEFKNVHTYNLNRYPTAPTAPQASEYKKTEDFDKAQEKYGKEQEKYTKQTAHLDELKEQGKIRVYAEIGDKGVKLHYKEVATKDTKTNEQLIADLTAKKKRNTELQAEKTAEGIKELLRTDEMPQSAFTAAEETAMYFFMLSKLRRSHYKTIGLKENDYYGLTDEKRLQIASTLTEEQKTVIRRDYLYSHLTDRTTTVADTKGGIMLAFAKQHLPKKTAEIEATHAEDYGKKNARLDERIAGLKEAEKKAKADAKAKKAEQPAKAEKTAKTNGKTAEKAKKATTPTVPATVPAKNKGKEQPKATASTTTGTVHIVTVPPKGKTAEVATAV, from the coding sequence ATGAAAACAAATGAAAAAGGAACTGCCGTAGCAGTACAAGCAACCGAGAGTAACAACACAGTAGTAACCGCAGTAGTGGTTAGCAAACCCGACAACGGACAGCGTAAAGCCGTAAACATTGCATCCGACTTGATAGAGCCGAGCAATTACAACGCCCGAAAAACATTCGATGCCGATGCGCTCAAAGAGTTGGCGCAAAGTATTTCCGTTCACGGATTGATACAGCCCATTACGGTACGGCGTAAGGGAGAGAAAGGCGAGCATTACGAAATCATTTGCGGGGAACGCCGTTTCCGTGCCTGCCGTATGCTCAAACTTGCCGAAATCCCCTGCATCGTTCGGGAAGTAACGGACGAACAGGCGTATGACCTTTCAATCTCCGAGAACTTACAGCGTGAGGACGTACCGCCAATAGAGGCGGCAGAGGCTTACAAACGCCTGATAGATACCAAGCGGTACGATGTGGCAAGCCTTGCCCTGCAATTCGGCAAGAGCGATAAGCACGTTTACCAAACGCTGAAACTTTGCGAACTCATTAAAGGCATTGCCAACCTTGTCAAAGCGGGTAAGCTGACCGCATCGGCGGGAATAGTGATAAGCAAGTACGACAAGAAAATACAGGCTGAAATTCTGAAAGACCGTTTAGGCGAGGACGGACAGGGCGACTGGTGCAGTATTTCCGCAGGAGTGTTGGACGGCAAGATACAAAGCTGTTATACAAACAACCTCATGGACTACCATTTCGACAAAACCCCTTGTCTGAAATGTATTCACAACTCTACTAATTTCGACCTGTTCGCCACAGGGAGCGGGTGCGGTAGATGTGCGGATAAAAAGTGCCTTGATGCCAAGAATACGGCTTATCTCGTAGCGCAAGCCGAAGAAGTCGCCTTACACGACCCGAAACTCGTTTTTATCGGGGAACAGTACGGATATGAGAACGAGGCAACCCGAAAGATACGCAAAGGCGGGTATGAATTTAAGAACGTACACACTTACAATCTTAACAGATACCCGACCGCTCCCACCGCACCGCAAGCCTCCGAGTACAAAAAAACCGAAGATTTCGACAAGGCGCAGGAGAAATACGGCAAGGAACAGGAAAAGTACACCAAGCAAACGGCGCACCTTGACGAACTGAAAGAGCAGGGCAAAATCCGTGTGTACGCTGAAATCGGGGATAAGGGCGTAAAACTCCATTACAAAGAGGTAGCGACCAAAGACACTAAAACCAATGAGCAGTTAATCGCTGACCTTACCGCCAAGAAGAAACGCAACACCGAATTACAAGCGGAAAAGACCGCCGAGGGGATAAAGGAACTTTTGCGGACGGACGAAATGCCACAATCGGCATTTACCGCAGCCGAAGAAACAGCCATGTACTTTTTCATGTTGTCGAAATTGCGCCGTAGCCACTACAAAACCATAGGGCTGAAAGAAAACGACTATTATGGACTGACAGATGAAAAACGGCTACAAATCGCCTCAACCCTTACCGAAGAACAAAAAACCGTGATACGGCGCGACTACCTGTATAGCCACCTTACCGACAGGACAACGACCGTAGCAGATACGAAAGGCGGGATAATGTTGGCGTTCGCCAAACAGCACCTACCCAAGAAAACGGCTGAAATTGAGGCGACCCACGCCGAAGATTACGGCAAGAAGAACGCCCGATTGGACGAACGTATCGCAGGGCTGAAAGAGGCTGAAAAGAAAGCGAAAGCCGATGCCAAAGCGAAAAAGGCAGAGCAACCCGCTAAAGCCGAAAAGACGGCTAAAACAAACGGAAAGACGGCTGAAAAGGCAAAGAAAGCCACTACCCCGACCGTTCCGGCAACAGTACCCGCCAAGAACAAAGGCAAGGAACAACCCAAAGCAACGGCAAGCACGACAACGGGAACGGTACATATTGTAACCGTACCGCCGAAAGGCAAAACGGCAGAGGTAGCCACAGCGGTATAA
- the traJ gene encoding conjugative transposon protein TraJ: MNFENLHQVLRNLYQDMMPLCADMIGVAKGIAGLGALFYVAYRVWQALGRAEPIDVFPLLRPFAIGLCIMFFPTIVLGTINAVMSPVVKGTHTILESQITNVEALQQKKDQLEYDARVREGKAWLVDDEVYDQKMKDLGIWDMGEIISMWGERKWYDIKMWFRQLIRDFFELLFNAAALTIDTLRTFFLVVLSILGPLSFALAIYDGFQSTLTAWLSRYISVYLWLPVADLFSAVLSKIQALMLEADIALLEDPTYVPDGSNGVYIIFLIIGIIGYFSIPTVANWIIQAGGGSGTRGINSAAMKGAAVAGGVAGAAAGNIKGRLMGKK; this comes from the coding sequence ATAAACTTTGAGAACCTGCATCAAGTTCTGCGGAACTTGTATCAGGATATGATGCCACTTTGCGCCGACATGATAGGTGTCGCCAAAGGGATAGCGGGATTGGGTGCGCTCTTTTATGTGGCGTACCGTGTCTGGCAGGCGTTGGGGCGGGCGGAGCCTATCGACGTGTTCCCGCTCCTGCGCCCGTTCGCAATCGGGTTATGTATTATGTTCTTCCCGACGATTGTATTGGGTACTATCAATGCGGTTATGTCGCCTGTCGTGAAAGGCACGCATACGATTCTGGAAAGCCAAATAACCAACGTAGAGGCGTTACAGCAGAAAAAAGACCAGTTGGAATACGACGCACGGGTACGGGAAGGCAAAGCGTGGCTGGTCGATGATGAGGTGTACGACCAAAAGATGAAAGATTTGGGTATTTGGGATATGGGGGAGATTATCAGTATGTGGGGCGAACGTAAATGGTACGATATAAAAATGTGGTTCCGGCAGCTAATCCGGGATTTCTTTGAACTACTGTTTAATGCTGCCGCCCTGACGATTGATACCCTGCGCACCTTCTTTTTGGTGGTACTTTCCATATTGGGGCCGCTGTCGTTTGCTTTAGCCATATACGACGGGTTCCAATCCACCTTAACCGCATGGCTCTCGCGCTATATCAGCGTTTACCTGTGGCTACCCGTTGCAGACCTCTTTTCTGCGGTGCTATCTAAAATCCAAGCATTGATGCTGGAAGCGGATATAGCCTTGTTGGAAGACCCGACCTATGTTCCGGACGGAAGCAATGGGGTGTATATCATTTTCCTAATCATCGGAATAATCGGCTACTTCTCGATACCGACAGTAGCGAATTGGATTATACAAGCCGGAGGCGGTAGCGGAACGCGCGGTATCAATTCGGCTGCCATGAAAGGGGCTGCGGTCGCCGGAGGCGTTGCCGGGGCTGCCGCAGGGAACATCAAAGGTCGCCTCATGGGTAAAAAGTAA
- a CDS encoding conjugal transfer protein TraO: MKRVSFILAVVLCLLFQDQAHAQRQLPGMRGIQVTAGMTDGIYSSALDNEAGYYFGIAMATYAKNGNKWVFGAEFMERYYPYREIRIPVSQFTAEGGYYLKILSDRSKTFLLSLGGSALAGYETSNWGEKTLYDGSTLRDKDAFIYGGAITLEAETYLSDRVVLLLTGRQRVLWGNSTGHFHTQFGIGLKFIIN, encoded by the coding sequence ATGAAGCGGGTATCTTTTATCTTGGCTGTTGTGTTGTGCCTGCTCTTTCAAGACCAGGCACACGCACAACGTCAATTACCGGGTATGCGGGGCATACAGGTAACGGCGGGAATGACGGACGGCATCTATTCGTCCGCCTTAGACAATGAAGCCGGATATTATTTCGGTATAGCTATGGCGACCTACGCCAAGAACGGCAACAAGTGGGTGTTCGGTGCGGAGTTCATGGAACGTTATTACCCATACCGGGAAATACGCATACCTGTTTCGCAATTTACGGCGGAAGGCGGCTACTACCTTAAAATCCTGTCCGACCGCTCGAAAACTTTTCTGCTTTCGCTGGGCGGCTCTGCATTGGCGGGTTATGAAACCTCAAATTGGGGCGAAAAGACCTTATATGACGGTTCGACACTGCGGGATAAGGATGCTTTTATCTACGGCGGAGCTATCACATTGGAAGCGGAAACTTATCTGTCCGACCGTGTTGTGTTGCTTCTGACAGGTCGCCAGCGGGTGCTGTGGGGCAACTCGACGGGGCATTTTCATACGCAGTTCGGTATCGGGCTGAAATTTATTATCAACTAA
- a CDS encoding DUF3872 domain-containing protein, with the protein MKKFSAYFLYTLLLGAIVCACSDDLDVHKVYTFDLVTMPVQKKIVQNETAEIRCTLVREGDYDQARYYIRYFQPDGKGELCMDDGTVFLPNDLYLLDRTMFRLYYTSHCTDQQTIDVYIEDNFGQVVQTTFSFQNDSGDDENSEDED; encoded by the coding sequence ATGAAAAAGTTTTCAGCATATTTTTTATACACGCTATTGCTGGGTGCAATAGTCTGTGCCTGTTCTGACGATTTGGATGTTCATAAGGTTTACACATTTGATTTGGTTACTATGCCGGTTCAGAAAAAAATCGTTCAGAATGAAACGGCGGAAATCCGCTGTACGTTAGTGCGGGAAGGGGATTACGACCAAGCGCGGTACTATATCCGCTACTTTCAACCCGACGGCAAAGGCGAGCTTTGCATGGACGACGGAACAGTGTTCTTGCCGAACGACTTATACCTGCTTGATAGGACGATGTTCCGCCTGTACTACACTTCTCATTGCACCGACCAGCAAACTATCGACGTGTATATAGAGGATAATTTCGGGCAGGTCGTCCAAACAACATTCAGCTTTCAGAATGATAGCGGGGACGATGAAAATAGTGAGGATGAAGATTAG
- the traN gene encoding conjugative transposon protein TraN — MKRVFLMLALVVGVMTAANAQEIENKETVNETVTTSPSTGDYYQGFTRPLTFDRMIPPYALEVTFNKTVHVIFPAPIRYVDLGSADLLAAKADGTENVLRVKAALRDFSRESNLAVITEDGNYYTFNVKYADEPVKLSVEMVDFLHDGEAVNRPNNAMQIYMQELGQESPLLVKLIMQSIYKNDKREIKHLGSKRFGIQHTLKGIYTHNGLLYFHLQLKNLSHVPYNVDFITFKIVDKKVAKRTAIQEQVVWPLRAYNNMTVVGGKRTERVVFTLPKFTIPDDKMLVIELNEQNGGRHQSFTIDNADLVRAKVINELKVK, encoded by the coding sequence ATGAAAAGAGTTTTTTTAATGCTCGCCCTTGTGGTGGGTGTAATGACTGCCGCTAACGCTCAGGAAATCGAGAACAAGGAAACCGTGAACGAAACGGTAACGACAAGTCCCTCTACGGGCGACTACTATCAGGGCTTTACCCGCCCGCTGACCTTCGACCGCATGATACCGCCCTATGCGCTGGAAGTTACGTTCAATAAGACGGTACACGTTATTTTTCCCGCACCTATCCGCTATGTCGATTTAGGTTCTGCCGACCTGTTGGCGGCGAAAGCGGACGGAACGGAGAATGTATTGAGAGTGAAAGCCGCTTTGCGGGATTTCAGCCGGGAAAGTAATCTGGCTGTCATTACCGAAGACGGAAACTATTACACGTTCAACGTGAAATATGCGGACGAACCTGTAAAGCTATCGGTGGAAATGGTGGACTTCCTGCACGACGGAGAGGCGGTAAACCGCCCGAACAACGCCATGCAGATATATATGCAGGAGTTGGGGCAGGAATCGCCGCTGCTTGTCAAGCTGATTATGCAGTCCATATACAAGAACGATAAGCGGGAGATTAAGCATTTAGGCAGTAAGCGTTTCGGCATACAGCATACGCTAAAAGGGATTTATACGCATAACGGGTTACTGTACTTTCATCTTCAACTGAAAAACCTGTCCCATGTGCCGTACAACGTGGATTTTATAACGTTCAAAATCGTAGATAAGAAAGTCGCCAAGCGTACCGCTATTCAGGAGCAGGTTGTCTGGCCGCTCCGGGCGTACAACAATATGACGGTAGTAGGTGGTAAACGCACGGAGCGCGTAGTATTCACGCTGCCTAAATTCACGATACCCGACGATAAAATGCTGGTTATCGAACTGAACGAGCAAAACGGCGGTCGGCATCAGTCGTTCACGATTGACAACGCCGATTTGGTACGCGCAAAGGTTATTAACGAATTGAAAGTGAAATAA
- a CDS encoding M23 family metallopeptidase, with product MKHILMLFVALLHLPVWGQPINRKTEIETLTEKVCSVAEFRQVADFLQLSVSELCDYPVIFPIRKPQCISSGFGMRYHPIYRVRRFHTGIDISATKGTFVYAAGNGIVSRKGYNSGYGYYIEIQHAGGFRSFYAHLSRTLVNVGDSVVIATQIAFVGNTGIATGSHLHYEIRKGKRFLNPAGWCYLLYEMKIQAENIK from the coding sequence ATGAAACATATACTAATGCTCTTTGTCGCTTTGCTTCATTTGCCTGTATGGGGGCAACCGATAAATAGGAAAACGGAGATAGAAACGCTTACGGAAAAAGTTTGCTCCGTAGCGGAGTTCCGTCAGGTAGCCGATTTCCTCCAACTATCCGTCAGCGAGCTATGCGACTATCCCGTGATTTTTCCGATTAGGAAACCGCAATGTATTTCATCGGGGTTCGGTATGCGCTATCATCCAATTTACAGGGTGCGGAGATTCCATACAGGGATTGATATTTCTGCAACTAAAGGAACATTTGTGTATGCTGCCGGGAATGGGATAGTAAGCCGTAAAGGGTATAATTCAGGCTACGGATATTATATAGAGATTCAGCACGCAGGCGGTTTTCGTTCGTTCTATGCTCATTTAAGCAGAACGCTGGTAAATGTAGGGGATTCGGTTGTTATCGCTACTCAAATCGCTTTTGTCGGGAATACCGGAATAGCGACAGGTAGCCACTTGCATTATGAAATCAGGAAAGGAAAACGCTTCCTGAATCCGGCGGGGTGGTGTTACCTGTTATATGAAATGAAAATACAGGCAGAGAACATTAAGTAA
- a CDS encoding TraL conjugative transposon family protein: MLRKIIQRVNEWLEDRLRSLVRPLSPDARVIVIVTMLVLFSGLSIYMTVSSIYNFGKDKGRELQIEQMETLKLQMEQQRDSINKQNHFQYESGTEE, encoded by the coding sequence ATGTTACGGAAAATCATTCAACGTGTAAACGAGTGGCTGGAAGACCGCTTGCGTAGCCTTGTCAGACCGTTAAGCCCCGATGCGCGGGTAATCGTGATTGTTACGATGCTGGTTCTCTTCAGCGGCTTGTCTATCTACATGACCGTTTCCTCTATCTACAATTTCGGAAAGGACAAAGGACGGGAATTGCAGATAGAACAAATGGAAACCCTTAAACTTCAAATGGAGCAGCAAAGGGATAGTATTAACAAACAAAATCATTTTCAGTATGAATCAGGAACAGAAGAATAA